Proteins from one Falco naumanni isolate bFalNau1 chromosome 2, bFalNau1.pat, whole genome shotgun sequence genomic window:
- the IL1R2 gene encoding interleukin-1 receptor type 2 isoform X1 encodes MAERPQKHSFLWEKMCGLFFVLVTCTVGASAFRLQQVKSTENCPDHTVFFKHYYELHGEPVVLKCPSPRYKHSDFSALTPNITWYKNGSKTMISGRDEDPRIWAEGDTLWFLPAMLEDSGVYICTRRNSSYCTEVSIHLTVLEKTAAREIAYLQVLFTFTSGKIVCPDLWDFTPNRTSLELKWYKDALPLEGSDDKYVILKGSSSLIMTSVLPADSGYYTCKMSFPFEGATYEITRTIHLETVEQEKIITPIIVYPTQKTTSAALGSKMTLPCKVFVGLSSHVNTDVEWLANDTTVDVVYKRSRVTEGERQEIVENGENFIEVPLIFDPVKEEDFYTDFTCLAQNTYGYQVLPTRVKQEAVGLSWYITVIPVALACVIAAGICIHKCWKWKADKGYTIAKFKTCLILQPPTEQKTILAIFHARHRETLQTRYAAFPADG; translated from the exons ATGGCTGAAAGACCACAGAAGCACAG TTTCCTCTGGGAAAAAATGTGTGGGCTCTTCTTTGTCCTGGTGACGTGCACAGTGGGTGCCTCTGCTTTCAGACTCCAGCAAGTCAAAAGCACAG AAAACTGCCCAGATCACACCGTGTTTTTCAAACACTACTATGAACTGCATGGAGAACCTGTGGTTCTGAAATGCCCTTCCCCCAGGTACAAACATTCGGATTTTTCTGCCTTGACCCCTAATATCACATGGTATAAAAATGGTTCAAAAACCATGATATCAGGAAGAGATGAAGATCCAAGAATCTGGGCAGAAGGAGATACACTTTGGTTTTTACCAGCAATGCTAGAAGACTCAGGAGTATATATCTGCACCAGAAG GAACTCCTCCTACTGCACCGAGGTCTCCATCCACCTCACGGTCTTGGAGAAAACAGCTGCTCGGGAGATTGCCTATCTCCAGGTCCTCTTCACTTTCACCTCTGGAAAGATCGTTTGCCCAGACCTGTGGGATTTTACACCAAATAGGACAAGCCTGGAGCTCAAGTGGTACAAG GATGCACTGCCTTTGGAGGGCAGTGATGACAAGTACGTAATTCTGAAAGGTTCGAGTTCTCTGATCATGACTTCTGTGCTGCCAGCGGACTCTGGGTATTACACCTGCAAGATGTCGTTCCCGTTTGAAGGTGCAACGTATGAAATCACCAGAACCATTCACCTGGAGACTGTTG aacaagaaaaaataattaccccAATAATTGTGTATCCAACACAAAAGACAACATCAGCTGCTCTCG GCTCCAAGATGACTCTTCCATGCAAAGTGTTTGTTGGGCTGAGCAGCCACGTCAATACCGATGTGGAATGGCTAGCAAATGACACCACTGTTGATGTGGTTTACAAGCGGAGCAGAGTTACAGAGGGAGAACGACA agaaatTGTAGAAAATGGTGAAAATTTCATTGAAGTGCCACTGATTTTTGATCCTGTCAAAGAAGAGGATTTTTACACAGACTTTACATGTCTGGCCCAGAACACATACGGGTACCAAGTACTACCAACAAGGGTCAAGCAGGAAG CTGTTGGCTTGTCCTGGTACATCACAGTGATCCCCGTTGCATTGGCCTGCGTGATTGCGGCAGGGATATGCATACACAAGTGCTGGAAGTGGAAAGCCGATAAAGGATACACAATAGCAAAGTTTAAGACCTGCCTTATTCTCCAGCCACCAACGGAACAAAAAACCATCCTGGCTATCTTTCATGCGAGACACAGAGAGACATTGCAGACCAGAtat
- the IL1R2 gene encoding interleukin-1 receptor type 2 isoform X2 produces MAERPQKHSFLWEKMCGLFFVLVTCTVGASAFRLQQVKSTENCPDHTVFFKHYYELHGEPVVLKCPSPRNSSYCTEVSIHLTVLEKTAAREIAYLQVLFTFTSGKIVCPDLWDFTPNRTSLELKWYKDALPLEGSDDKYVILKGSSSLIMTSVLPADSGYYTCKMSFPFEGATYEITRTIHLETVEQEKIITPIIVYPTQKTTSAALGSKMTLPCKVFVGLSSHVNTDVEWLANDTTVDVVYKRSRVTEGERQEIVENGENFIEVPLIFDPVKEEDFYTDFTCLAQNTYGYQVLPTRVKQEAVGLSWYITVIPVALACVIAAGICIHKCWKWKADKGYTIAKFKTCLILQPPTEQKTILAIFHARHRETLQTRYAAFPADG; encoded by the exons ATGGCTGAAAGACCACAGAAGCACAG TTTCCTCTGGGAAAAAATGTGTGGGCTCTTCTTTGTCCTGGTGACGTGCACAGTGGGTGCCTCTGCTTTCAGACTCCAGCAAGTCAAAAGCACAG AAAACTGCCCAGATCACACCGTGTTTTTCAAACACTACTATGAACTGCATGGAGAACCTGTGGTTCTGAAATGCCCTTCCCCCAG GAACTCCTCCTACTGCACCGAGGTCTCCATCCACCTCACGGTCTTGGAGAAAACAGCTGCTCGGGAGATTGCCTATCTCCAGGTCCTCTTCACTTTCACCTCTGGAAAGATCGTTTGCCCAGACCTGTGGGATTTTACACCAAATAGGACAAGCCTGGAGCTCAAGTGGTACAAG GATGCACTGCCTTTGGAGGGCAGTGATGACAAGTACGTAATTCTGAAAGGTTCGAGTTCTCTGATCATGACTTCTGTGCTGCCAGCGGACTCTGGGTATTACACCTGCAAGATGTCGTTCCCGTTTGAAGGTGCAACGTATGAAATCACCAGAACCATTCACCTGGAGACTGTTG aacaagaaaaaataattaccccAATAATTGTGTATCCAACACAAAAGACAACATCAGCTGCTCTCG GCTCCAAGATGACTCTTCCATGCAAAGTGTTTGTTGGGCTGAGCAGCCACGTCAATACCGATGTGGAATGGCTAGCAAATGACACCACTGTTGATGTGGTTTACAAGCGGAGCAGAGTTACAGAGGGAGAACGACA agaaatTGTAGAAAATGGTGAAAATTTCATTGAAGTGCCACTGATTTTTGATCCTGTCAAAGAAGAGGATTTTTACACAGACTTTACATGTCTGGCCCAGAACACATACGGGTACCAAGTACTACCAACAAGGGTCAAGCAGGAAG CTGTTGGCTTGTCCTGGTACATCACAGTGATCCCCGTTGCATTGGCCTGCGTGATTGCGGCAGGGATATGCATACACAAGTGCTGGAAGTGGAAAGCCGATAAAGGATACACAATAGCAAAGTTTAAGACCTGCCTTATTCTCCAGCCACCAACGGAACAAAAAACCATCCTGGCTATCTTTCATGCGAGACACAGAGAGACATTGCAGACCAGAtat